In Nicotiana tabacum cultivar K326 chromosome 2, ASM71507v2, whole genome shotgun sequence, the following proteins share a genomic window:
- the LOC107782363 gene encoding arogenate dehydrogenase 2, chloroplastic — protein MFSLSSIQSNNIIQTHSSSSLLYNNHHHGHFRHSIISTRPRHHLLFSFRAQNYDVTTTTATNASNPNRIDDNQTILQEISRSSSFLKIEENTSSYSLSNSNKLKIAIIGFGNFGQFIAKAFIQQGHIVLAHSRTDYSPVAKSLNVNFFQDPHDICEQHPDIVVLCTSINSLERVLRSLPIQKLKRNTLFIDVLSVKEFPKNIFLQLLPQEFDILCTHPMFGPTSGKDNWKGLPFMFDKVRIGQQDSRIQRVNKFINIFEKEGCRMVEMSCSEHDKYAAGSQFITHTIGRVLQKLGPETTPINTKGYEKLLNLMENTTADSFDLYYGLFVYNSNSMEVLERLDMALESVKMELFGKVLKKLEKRVEKESRLALPTPITKKIGTLQVEMKKDAIS, from the coding sequence ATGTTTTCCCTTTCATCTATACAATCCAACAATATTATTCAAACTCATTCATCTTCATCCCTACTCTACAACAACCACCACCACGGTCATTTTCGTCATTCGATCATTTCAACTCGACCTCGACACCACTTACTTTTCTCTTTTCGTGCCCAAAATTATGATGTAACCACTACCACCGCCACCAACGCCTCAAATCCAAATCGAAttgatgacaatcaaaccataCTTCAAGAAATTTCTAGATCATCGAGTTTCttgaaaatcgaagaaaatacgTCATCGTATTCTCTTTCCAACTCCAACAAGCTTAAAATAGCTATTATAGGCTTTGGTAACTTTGGACAATTCATTGCCAAGGCTTTTATTCAACAAGGTCACATTGTACTAGCTCATTCTCGTACTGACTATTCCCCCGTAGCAAAATCCCTAAACGTCAACTTTTTCCAAGATCCTCATGACATATGTGAGCAACATCCTGACATCGTCGTACTCTGCACTTCCATTAATTCCCTCGAACGAGTCCTTCGTTCCCTTCCCATCCAAAAGCTTAAGCGTAACACACTTTTCATAGACGTGCTATCCGTCAAAGAATTTCCCAAGAACATTTTTCTTCAATTACTACCTCAAGAATTTGACATTTTATGTACTCATCCTATGTTTGGTCCAACAAGTGGAAAGGACAATTGGAAGGGGCTACCATTTATGTTTGACAAAGTTCGAATTGGACAACAGGATTCTAGGATTCAAAGGGTCAACAAGTTCATTAATATTTTCGAAAAAGAAGGTTGTAGGATGGTGGAAATGAGTTGTTCTGAACATGACAAGTATGCTGCTGGCTCACAATTTATTACACATACTATAGGCAGAGTGTTGCAAAAACTAGGACCGGAGACAACACCTATAAATACAAAAGGGTACGAAAAATTGTTGAATTTGATGGAGAATACAACTGCTGATAGCTTTGATTTGTATTATGGTTTGTTTGTGTATAATAGTAATTCTATGGAGGTTTTGGAGAGGTTGGATATGGCTTTGGAGAGTGTAAAAATGGAATTATTTGGGAAAGTTCTTAAGAAGTTGGAGAAGAGAGTGGAAAAGGAAAGTAGGCTGGCTTTACCTACTCCTATTACTAAGAAGATTGGAACTTTGCAAGTTGAAATGAAGAAAGATGCTATTTCTTGA